A stretch of DNA from Pseudomonadota bacterium:
GATAAGTAAATCAGCCATAGCAAGGATACTGGATACAAGCAGAACAAACCTCACCGGTTTTATGAGAAAGAGAAAATTCGTATAGAGTTGCCATATAGAATATATAAAATGGGATGCCCGCAATGTAAGGTGCTCTATTCATATCGGAGGGAATCGGGATAATCGGACTAAAAATATATTGCAATCTTTGATATAGACGGAAAACTGATAAAGTTCAAATCACCATCGGATGCAATAATCAATGAAGGTAATGGGTGTTGTCATAACATTAACCCTTTTTTGGTTTTTGTACTTTCCCTTGCCATGGTTCTCCCTGAATCAGAGGAGCTAAGCGATTCATAAAAAAATCCGCTGCTTTATGCAAATCGTAGCCGGTATCGGCAATAAGCAGTAGCTTTATATCTTCAACAAAATTTGGGTCGTTGAGCTTCTCAAGAAGATTTTGTTCAAACTCTGCACGGGATACCTTATGGCCTTCATGCTCCATGTACTGCAGGAAACATTTGATCACCTGATCCGGTTGAGCATTCGTTGTTGTAAATGCCATCCACAGGTCAAAGAGGTCACGGCCTTTTTTACGCTGATACAGTGCCCTTAATTTTGTACCCAGAAGTTCGTTGAGGTGGTAGGTTAATATGGATGCCCTGCCGGAAAACCAACGCGATTTTACTTCAAAGTTATGTTTGTTGAATCCAAGAACAGAAAAGTGCTCACGGGAATTAATCTCTACTTTTAGTCTCAGGGGCAATCCATCTTCGGATTCCATACGGTATGTCAGCGTAACACGCCCTTCGGACTGCTTCCGCTTCGGACTACCAAGCCAGGAATTGAGTTTCTCCTGCACGGCGTCCATTACAGGACCAATGGGTCCGGGATGTGTCTGGACAAGGTCGATGTCCTCAGAATAGCGAACCGGTGGTACATACAGCTTAAAAAGGGCAGTCCCTCCGCGGAATGCTACGCTCTCTGATAAAGAAGGATGACCAAATATCTCCACTAATGCCCTGCTGATGATCAGGTCCTGTTCAATCTGGTAGCTCTGGGGCCAGGGGGCAAACTTCTTCCACTCAGATATAAAATCCTGGGGTATCAAACTTCTGCCTCCACGCTGGCATTTACCAGTATGTTCCAGCGCTTCAGAGGACTGGTTCCATGAAAAGGCTGTGATGGAACAAGCGGGGTTGGTACCGGTTTCTTGAAAGCCACATATTTCGCCAGTTCCTCTGCCTTGTCCTGTGCCCCTACCAGATCGAGGAGATAACCAAGCCGTTGAGCCCATGCTATAGGCGAATGTCCTGCAATATTGGCAAGGATGGTCCCGTCAATCTTTTCATGAAGTTCAGACAGGATGGTTGCTACATTATCCAATCCTGCTGCATGGTGAGGATACCCTACCAGATCAAAGGCAGTTGCTGCCGGCGTTGATATTTTCAAATATCCTCGTGGGGTCTTGACATCTTCGATGGGTATTCTCTCCATATTTTTTCTGGCAACAAATTCTACCCTGACTTTTCCACACACAATCCCGGGTCTGTTCCTGGCTACTATAACCTGGAAAACTTGCGGGTGGTGGTGCGCAGTTCCGTGATACTCGGCAGCACTGAGGAGCCCTGCATAATACTTTTCACCCAGATGCTCCATAAGGGAGGGGATGAAGTGGCTTGCAGGTAAACATCCATTGTCCCTGAACTCAGGAGATAAAATCACGTAAAAACCCTTGTAAGGCATGGCGAGTTCACCATTTTGCCGCAAACGGCGGAGTGCTGCACGAGCGGCAACATCAGTTGAACCAAGAGCATCAACAGCTTCCTTGGCACTAAAGCAGTATCGTCCCCTTGCCATGAGCTCAGATATGAATTTAATTGCGGACATGCATCCCTCTATCAATGAATTACTATACTTAAGTAACACTAATCGTTACTTTAGTCAAGTGATTAGTGTATTAGGTTATTCAGGTTACTGCTTAACTTCTTCCTTCAGCACCCTGATATTGTAGTAGAAATCTGAATTAATATACATAGCCTTCCTTAAGGTAGATGGGGTCCTTAGCCTCTATCTCAAAATCAACTCTGGACAAAGCTTTAGAAACTGCGAGGGCGGATATTAAGCTATCGAGAGCGTCGCCTTCTGTATCCACGAGAATGGAATCAAGCACTTGTTTAGATGAAATCTCCAACAATCCCCTTGCCGTGAGTTCTTCAACAATACGCAACCTTGCATTACGTTTTTCAGCACCTTTTCCCTTGTATGGGCGGCGGTAAAGCCCTTCTCTTTGTAGGGTACTGGCAGGGCAAATTTCCATTACCCAGGTTTTGTCGGGCATCGGAGCCTGCATGGGCAATACACAAACTGATTTATGGGCCACAAGAGGGTGAAGAACATCTCTAATCCCATAATATGTTTGACGATAAAGCCATAGATTGTACGGCGAAAAAGGAGTCTCTGCTTCACGGTCCGTTTGCCTCTTAATCTCCCTATCGGAAGCTCCATCTTTGCAATGCTGTTTGAAATCCTCCGGTGTCTTAAAATTTGAGGGGAAGTTCGAGAGAAAGTGTTCCCAGCTGTGCTGTCGCATCAAGTTTATGGGAATACCAAAGGGGAAATCGAACCCTACCGCTAAGGCATTTTGATTTTCAATCCATTCTACAAGAGCCCTTAGACAGATGTCGCGAGAGCGTGATGACGCGGGCAGATCTGCAGCTCGAAAACACTTAGTGACAAAACACTTTTTTCCATCTGTAGCACCAATTGAAATCCATATTTTCTTGCCGGCATTTCTTGCCCCACTGAAATCTATTCCCACGATTCTTTTCTTCATCATTGGAATACTCTAATAATTGTTTGTGGCATAACGTGTATTTACACTCAACATCATTCTATCTCTTGTTCAGTAGAATCCTTTGCTGGCAATGCTGTCTGACTTTTATCAACATCCTGTTCAATAATTCGTTTCTTCAATTCTCTACTTAAAGCCTTACATCTTTTTAAAAAAAATGTTTCATAATCATCATCAAGAACGCCATATTTTTCTAAATTAATCAGGTGTGATTTCATAGTGGATGCAAGTTGTCGATTCTCTTTGCTAAATTTCTTCATGTATTTCGAGGGAGCCTGTGCCTTAATCTCTCGCTTATTCAGATCTTCGTCAACAATCGTTATGTTGGCTATGTGGTTAATACGCGTATCCTCTAAATCCCGCTTTTTCAAGTATGCCTTTGGAAAGAAATGATGGTAGTTCTTGCTGTTGGCCTGCTTCAGCCAATCGTTGCTGATCCTAACATCAGAGTTGTCGTTGAATGACTTGGGTTGCTGAGAAGTCAGGACACATAACAATGCCTTTATGTATGCCCGACTCACTGAAAACCATCCATTCTTTTCCACGAATTCCGGTGACGTATCGATGGCCCACTCATATTTAGGCAATTTCCCCATGAGAATTTTGTCTATCTTGAGAATATCTTGTGCGAGACGGCTTTCTACGCTCTGAGAATACCTACCTCCGAGAGCCACACGCCAGAAGAAATCCTGAAGATATGATTTAACAGCGCCGGTGGGTTTATGCTTCGCTTTATAGAAATAATATGCGAAGGGGACAATCATATTTGGATAAGGGATCAGATTCGAGACTGGGATACGGTAAGAATCTCTTAAATAATCAGTTGCACTCTTGATTGCCTCGATCGCTGCAGGCCAAATATCGATAACCTTTTTTCGCGGAAGTTTCAGAATGTCTTTTTTTCTACATTCTTTTACTAAAAGCATTGATATTGTTTGAAGCACCACTGATTCTGGCAAAGTTCCATAATTGCTCCCATCAAGCTCTGTAATCAGTTCATCGTATTTCTCAGCCAGATCAAAAGCACGTTTCTGATCGAAGGTTTTTGCTACCATAACCTCAAAGACCGATAGTGGCTTGCCTCCTACGTTCAATCGGGTAAAGATCTCGGTAGCGACATCAATAGGCACCTCTTTGACGAGAACTGTGGCAAACTGGTAGGCATTGATACGGTCTTTATATTCCTGAATCCTGTCTTGTAATGGCTCAGAGTATGAATTGAGAAGCTTAATTTTTCCGTAAAGCAAATCGCGAAGCTTGATTGTACAGTCGCCGTCGTTGTCAGGTAGAACAGTTAGAACTATTTGTTCATCTTCTTTTGCCTTAAGGTCAAGATAGAACTCTGAATAATCGTCCTCGTGGTCTTCGCGCTGTATTTGGAGACCTTTCAAGCTTGCAAACAGGGTCGTAAGGCGCTGCTGTCCATCAATCACGTATTGAATAAAGTCTCCCTTGGGGGTTGGAGGAAGCTTAAGCCCTCCCAGATCACGCAACACTCTCAGTTCCTCTTTCGTCTTCCAGAATATGAAAGTCCCTATTGGATAGCCCTTGACAACGCTGTCCAATAGCTTGGCTGATTTCTCTTTGCTCCACACAAAGTCGCGCTGAAACTGGGGAATCTTGATACTGCCGGTCTCTATTGAGCTCATTATGGACGAGAATGTCAGCGATTGTGGTTCTGGTAAGTTCATAGTATCAGTTCCTCCTTAGTCTTTTCTCTCGGGATTGGTCTCCCATTACCACCTTTCCGTTCCCTCCCCACCGCCTTAAATGGTCGTTATTTATAGGCATGCATCTGTCAGCCCCGTATTTTAGTTCTATCCAAGGATACAATGGAGTCGACTGAGGTAACTTCAAAGTCTATCACTCCTGATCCGTCCCGCAACACGTATGCAGTGTAAGGCTCTCCTCGTCCGTATCTATCAAAACGTCCAACACGTTGATCGAGAGCCCTAGGATCCGATGGTAGGTCATAGTGAATAACGTGGGTAACCTGTTCCAATGTGGTACCCTCTAGCCCTGCATTGGTTCCGATCAGCAATCCGCCTTGCTCCAGAAACTGACTGATAGCGGCCTGCCGATCTGCCAGCCTGCTAACCCCTGTTGCCTTAAAAAGGTTTATTCCCAGGTCATCAGTTGCAGAGTGCAGGTACAACACCGTATCAGCGTAAGTAGAAAAAATACAGATTTTTGGCATTCGGTCGGTTCGGGAATCCACAATCAACCGTATCAGCCTTTTTGTTGCCTTCAGTTTCTCATCCGAAGTAACCTTATCAAGTGCTTCTAGAAGCTGCTCCACGACCAGCAGCCCACTTGTCCTTTCTGTCGTCCACTCATCCAAGTCTGGCGGAGTGGACAGATCAACCTCGTCAAGGTCAGAGTCTGATTCAGGCTGGTCGATATCGCTATCGATCGAAGCAGTCTCAGAAAAACCGATTTGCGACTCAAATCTCAGCTTAAGGCGCTGCAAGCTTTGTTCAATAGCAAAAAGACTGGAAGCTGCACGGTAGTTAAGGAGGCGCGAGAAGAATGGTTCCAGATTGCTCGGCACCCCAACTGCAAGCGCCGGGATCATTTTCAAGAATTCTGACAGGAATTTTATCTCATCAGCACCCCGTGTGAACGAAACCACTTCCAGATCAACCATCGGTAGGTTGATGGGAAGTCCATCCCAGTCCTCCAATACCACATGCCAGTTTGTGAACACGAGAGGCTTCGGGAACCGAGTAAGTTGGCCAGGCGAGGAATGTATCCAAGTCTCCAGAGCTGGGAGCGATGTGGGTGTTAGCAATAACAGCCGGCGGACTACCCTCTCAGCCACTAGCTGATCGAGAAGTGCCCCGCGTCGTGGAGAAGCCATGCGGTGAGCCTCATCAACTATCACCAGATCCCAGGTTACCGCCGATAGACCGCTTACAAAATCGCCCTGCTTTGCTAGGTCTTGGCTGAGAACGAATATGCCCCTAGTATCCCAGGG
This window harbors:
- a CDS encoding nucleotidyl transferase AbiEii/AbiGii toxin family protein translates to MIPQDFISEWKKFAPWPQSYQIEQDLIISRALVEIFGHPSLSESVAFRGGTALFKLYVPPVRYSEDIDLVQTHPGPIGPVMDAVQEKLNSWLGSPKRKQSEGRVTLTYRMESEDGLPLRLKVEINSREHFSVLGFNKHNFEVKSRWFSGRASILTYHLNELLGTKLRALYQRKKGRDLFDLWMAFTTTNAQPDQVIKCFLQYMEHEGHKVSRAEFEQNLLEKLNDPNFVEDIKLLLIADTGYDLHKAADFFMNRLAPLIQGEPWQGKVQKPKKG
- a CDS encoding type IV toxin-antitoxin system AbiEi family antitoxin, coding for MSAIKFISELMARGRYCFSAKEAVDALGSTDVAARAALRRLRQNGELAMPYKGFYVILSPEFRDNGCLPASHFIPSLMEHLGEKYYAGLLSAAEYHGTAHHHPQVFQVIVARNRPGIVCGKVRVEFVARKNMERIPIEDVKTPRGYLKISTPAATAFDLVGYPHHAAGLDNVATILSELHEKIDGTILANIAGHSPIAWAQRLGYLLDLVGAQDKAEELAKYVAFKKPVPTPLVPSQPFHGTSPLKRWNILVNASVEAEV
- a CDS encoding DUF262 domain-containing protein, whose protein sequence is MNLPEPQSLTFSSIMSSIETGSIKIPQFQRDFVWSKEKSAKLLDSVVKGYPIGTFIFWKTKEELRVLRDLGGLKLPPTPKGDFIQYVIDGQQRLTTLFASLKGLQIQREDHEDDYSEFYLDLKAKEDEQIVLTVLPDNDGDCTIKLRDLLYGKIKLLNSYSEPLQDRIQEYKDRINAYQFATVLVKEVPIDVATEIFTRLNVGGKPLSVFEVMVAKTFDQKRAFDLAEKYDELITELDGSNYGTLPESVVLQTISMLLVKECRKKDILKLPRKKVIDIWPAAIEAIKSATDYLRDSYRIPVSNLIPYPNMIVPFAYYFYKAKHKPTGAVKSYLQDFFWRVALGGRYSQSVESRLAQDILKIDKILMGKLPKYEWAIDTSPEFVEKNGWFSVSRAYIKALLCVLTSQQPKSFNDNSDVRISNDWLKQANSKNYHHFFPKAYLKKRDLEDTRINHIANITIVDEDLNKREIKAQAPSKYMKKFSKENRQLASTMKSHLINLEKYGVLDDDYETFFLKRCKALSRELKKRIIEQDVDKSQTALPAKDSTEQEIE
- a CDS encoding C-terminal helicase domain-containing protein codes for the protein MVSFTRGADEIKFLSEFLKMIPALAVGVPSNLEPFFSRLLNYRAASSLFAIEQSLQRLKLRFESQIGFSETASIDSDIDQPESDSDLDEVDLSTPPDLDEWTTERTSGLLVVEQLLEALDKVTSDEKLKATKRLIRLIVDSRTDRMPKICIFSTYADTVLYLHSATDDLGINLFKATGVSRLADRQAAISQFLEQGGLLIGTNAGLEGTTLEQVTHVIHYDLPSDPRALDQRVGRFDRYGRGEPYTAYVLRDGSGVIDFEVTSVDSIVSLDRTKIRG